A single window of Anomaloglossus baeobatrachus isolate aAnoBae1 unplaced genomic scaffold, aAnoBae1.hap1 Scaffold_2388, whole genome shotgun sequence DNA harbors:
- the LOC142261682 gene encoding uncharacterized protein LOC142261682 encodes MTSSVFKSNHLVITQDVTEVNAIAPDIASSLQSKDISSHSFEQVLNSDLSQTIKKNKSHKTSIQNKNALTVKTSSSTLESEKILKKIHTGEKRFSSESFSYQRTHMGEKPFSCSECGKCFAYKSHFVRHQNTHTGEKPFSCSECGKCFIQKSLLVIHQRTHTGEKPFSCSECGKCFAHKQHFVAHQRTHTGDKSFSCSECGKYFTQKSILVAHQRTHTGEKPFSCSECGKCYARKAHLIIHHRTHTGQKPFSCLECGKYFTQKSILVTHQITHTQEKPYSCSECGKCFIQKSHLVGHQRTHTGEKPFSCLECGKCYAWKSDIVAHQRTHTREKPYSCSECGKCFIQKSHLDGHQRTHTEKSFS; translated from the coding sequence ATGACATCTTCAGTTTTTAAATCAAATCACCTTGTTATCACACAAGATgtaactgaagtgaatgccattGCTCCAGATATAGCATCATCTCTTCAAAGCAAAGATATATCCTCTCATTCTTTTGAACAGGTCCTAAATTCTGATttatcacagactattaagaaaaataaaagtcacaaaacaagcattcaaaataaaaatgctcttacagtaaagacatCATCTTCTACTTTAGAATCtgaaaaaatacttaaaaaaattcacacaggggagaaaagattttcttcagagtcttttagttaccagagaactcacatgggggagaagccattttcatgttcagaatgtgggaaatgttttgcatataaatctcattttgttagacatcagaatactcacacaggggagaagccattttcatgttcagaatgtgggaaatgttttatacaaaaatcacttcttgttatacatcagagaactcacacaggagagaagcctttttcatgttcagaatgtgggaaatgttttgcacataaacaacattttgttgcacatcagagaactcacacaggggataagtcattttcatgttcagaatgtgggaaatattttacacagaaatcaattcttgttgcacatcagagaactcacacaggggagaaaccattttcatgttcagaatgtgggaaatgttatgcacGGAAAGCACATCTTATTATACACCAtagaactcacacagggcagaagcctttttcatgtttagaatgtgggaaatattttacacagaaatcaattcttgttacacatcagataactcacacacaggagaagccatattcctgttctgaatgtgggaaatgttttatccaaaaatcacatcttgttggacaccagagaactcacacaggggagaagccattttcatgtttagaatgtgggaaatgttatgcatGGAAATCAGATATTGttgcacatcaaagaactcacacaagggagaagccatattcctgttctgaatgtgggaaatgttttatccaaaaatcacATCTTGATGGACACCAGAGGACTCACACAGAGAAGTCTTTTTCATga